Proteins found in one Streptococcus criceti HS-6 genomic segment:
- a CDS encoding O-antigen polymerase, whose product MLYLIAVVITLFLVFNLVVTKGDWLDPAVVFSAIFLMQVILCLLATNYLDLDFHAETFYILFVSQTVFAGFSLWNRSKKRNERLLMDLPTNSTPSLKALVTPKFITLFFVVLGIVLIYIKYRYLQQFSGVVGQSRASLSEKIALYDSFTKFNPRAYRALGISPPAITKYLDVLASSFAYLTAYSLVSNWVVNRKYQLSQFLYLFLFMIVVYFGGSRSGIFRLFTFIAFILYVLLIRNGADRLAMRKLLGRMGLVSLVLLILFFVSTNLFGRNFKGSNFHYLFIYVGAPLYNLDHFIQLNHLPIPQSYWGGQTFWGFYNWLLPKQGKLTYQLDLPFVQYSAQYGLGNVYTTFYQFIYDFGLYAVLPLISLIAWYYTSAYRKIRLTFSNQKAFDFRLFIYAYLFNDLFMLFFSNRFYETVVNFGTLKFLVCSYVLSWFISNDYLFFKKIPVHFKWK is encoded by the coding sequence ATGCTCTATCTGATAGCAGTAGTTATCACTTTATTCTTGGTTTTCAATCTAGTCGTTACAAAAGGGGACTGGTTAGACCCTGCTGTTGTTTTTTCTGCTATTTTTCTTATGCAGGTTATTCTATGTCTTCTGGCAACTAATTACTTAGATTTAGATTTTCACGCTGAGACTTTCTATATTCTTTTCGTTTCCCAAACTGTTTTTGCGGGATTTTCTCTTTGGAATCGGTCAAAAAAACGAAACGAACGACTTTTGATGGACTTACCTACCAATTCTACTCCATCCCTGAAGGCATTGGTTACTCCTAAATTCATAACCCTATTTTTTGTTGTCCTGGGTATAGTTTTGATTTACATAAAGTACCGCTATCTTCAACAGTTTTCTGGTGTTGTTGGTCAATCAAGAGCTTCTTTATCTGAAAAAATTGCACTTTATGATAGTTTTACTAAGTTCAATCCTAGGGCTTACAGAGCTCTCGGAATAAGTCCGCCAGCCATTACTAAATATCTTGATGTTTTAGCTAGTTCATTTGCTTATCTAACAGCCTATAGCCTTGTTAGTAATTGGGTTGTTAATCGTAAGTATCAGCTATCACAATTCCTTTATCTTTTTCTCTTTATGATAGTTGTTTATTTTGGGGGAAGTCGTAGTGGAATATTTAGGCTCTTTACTTTCATAGCTTTTATTCTCTACGTTCTTCTGATTAGAAACGGTGCAGATCGTTTAGCTATGAGAAAGCTTCTGGGACGCATGGGGCTGGTCAGTTTGGTTTTATTGATTTTATTTTTTGTATCCACCAATCTTTTTGGTCGTAACTTTAAGGGAAGTAATTTTCATTATTTGTTTATTTATGTCGGGGCTCCTTTGTATAACCTTGATCATTTCATTCAGCTTAACCATTTACCTATTCCTCAGAGCTATTGGGGAGGACAAACTTTTTGGGGATTCTATAATTGGTTGTTACCTAAACAGGGCAAGTTGACTTATCAATTGGATTTACCATTTGTCCAATACAGTGCACAGTATGGCCTAGGAAATGTCTATACAACCTTTTATCAATTCATCTATGATTTCGGTCTTTATGCAGTTTTGCCTTTAATTAGCCTGATTGCATGGTATTATACCAGTGCTTATCGAAAAATACGCTTGACTTTTTCTAATCAAAAAGCTTTCGATTTTCGCCTCTTCATTTACGCTTACTTATTTAATGATCTATTCATGCTTTTCTTTTCAAACCGTTTTTACGAAACTGTTGTTAACTTTGGAACTCTTAAATTTTTAGTTTGCAGCTATGTCCTGTCATGGTTCATTTCCAACGACTATTTATTTTTTAAAAAAATACCGGTTCACTTTAAATGGAAATAG
- a CDS encoding glycosyltransferase family 2 protein, translated as MAVFGTPFISVIIPVHNAETTLLRALDSLAFPDCEIILVENGSTDHSYQLACDYAMENNRLKVFQSDSGVSNARNKGLEQASGEWIFFLDADDFFFKENLAKIADKLKSSQSDIVTYNFHKGGHLVELFEVVEDFRRPEEREAFISRCLHQPTQYMTVWSKAFRARLVKGLRFDSNLRVSEDSNFFLQALLRAQAISTSPDLLYHYSIDSPSTMRTFDQSKLEGYLAALTRAQTIIEDQSAALQEAFAAYSLAQFNLGMVREVFHQNNPQSYKVKLARLKELSHSEPFAPAFAGMSLKKIKGLGDIPHWLIKYHAYRLASLVYLVRVRQNARKER; from the coding sequence ATGGCTGTTTTTGGTACCCCATTTATCAGCGTGATTATTCCTGTCCATAATGCCGAGACGACACTTTTGCGTGCTCTGGACAGTTTGGCTTTTCCCGACTGTGAAATCATTTTAGTTGAGAATGGCTCAACGGATCATTCCTACCAGCTAGCCTGTGATTATGCTATGGAGAATAACCGCCTCAAGGTCTTTCAGTCAGATTCGGGAGTTTCCAATGCCCGCAATAAAGGGCTGGAGCAGGCCAGCGGTGAATGGATTTTCTTCTTGGATGCCGATGACTTTTTCTTCAAGGAAAATCTGGCAAAAATCGCAGACAAGCTTAAGTCCAGCCAGAGTGACATCGTCACCTATAACTTCCACAAGGGAGGGCATCTGGTTGAGCTTTTTGAGGTGGTTGAGGATTTCCGCCGGCCAGAGGAAAGAGAGGCTTTTATCAGCCGCTGCCTTCATCAGCCAACCCAGTACATGACGGTCTGGAGTAAGGCTTTCCGAGCACGTTTAGTTAAAGGCTTGCGATTTGATTCCAATTTGCGAGTATCTGAGGATAGCAATTTCTTCCTTCAAGCGCTCTTGCGGGCTCAGGCTATTTCAACCTCACCTGATCTGCTTTACCACTATTCTATTGATAGTCCGTCAACCATGCGAACGTTTGATCAATCTAAATTAGAGGGGTATTTGGCAGCCCTGACTCGGGCTCAAACCATTATCGAAGATCAATCAGCAGCCCTACAGGAGGCCTTTGCTGCCTATAGTTTGGCGCAGTTCAATCTAGGAATGGTGCGAGAGGTCTTTCACCAAAACAATCCGCAGTCGTATAAGGTGAAACTTGCTAGGCTGAAGGAGCTCAGCCATTCAGAGCCCTTTGCTCCCGCTTTTGCTGGTATGAGTCTGAAAAAAATCAAAGGGCTGGGTGATATCCCCCACTGGTTGATCAAGTACCATGCTTATCGTTTGGCCTCGCTCGTCTATCTGGTTAGGGTCAGACAGAATGCCCGTAAAGAAAGGTAA